Proteins encoded together in one Campylobacter concisus window:
- a CDS encoding AMIN domain-containing protein — protein sequence MKKIWLVLPLLVASLCARENPFMPISELNTSVMTTNVVEKYDSFNSLSFKFPSDAMLLLDVTIRYRANDGSIKEKRLTDINKTIDWNDEFALSKMKNPEPVAAKKLDVSVTMAEVPAQKVSTPVIIEKNETKISNKDRNKTSDVPTPNVVVIDLGTKKAKEPAKPEQKVVEVKIEPASKPVQEIKSSEKEVKFLGFVSFLAHEKELNIITKAKNLKHFAYEKNKIVLDFAKPPRSFKTRNLKLENETFKNVIIGWHDKYFRVVLELDKMHKYKLETAENGYVLKLL from the coding sequence ATGAAGAAAATTTGGTTAGTTTTACCTTTATTAGTAGCGAGCTTATGCGCCAGAGAAAACCCATTTATGCCTATTAGCGAGCTAAACACAAGCGTTATGACGACAAACGTCGTAGAAAAATATGACAGCTTCAACTCGCTCTCATTTAAATTTCCAAGCGATGCGATGCTACTACTTGATGTCACCATAAGATATAGAGCAAATGACGGCAGCATAAAAGAAAAAAGACTAACTGATATAAACAAAACTATCGACTGGAACGATGAATTTGCCCTAAGCAAGATGAAAAATCCAGAACCAGTCGCAGCTAAAAAACTAGACGTTTCTGTCACGATGGCAGAGGTGCCAGCTCAAAAGGTAAGCACGCCGGTTATAATAGAAAAAAATGAGACTAAAATTTCAAACAAAGATAGAAACAAAACTTCAGATGTGCCAACTCCAAATGTCGTGGTGATCGACCTTGGCACAAAAAAAGCAAAAGAGCCAGCTAAGCCTGAGCAAAAGGTAGTAGAAGTTAAGATAGAACCCGCCTCAAAACCTGTTCAAGAGATAAAAAGCAGCGAAAAAGAGGTTAAATTCTTAGGATTTGTGAGCTTTTTAGCGCATGAAAAAGAGCTAAATATCATCACAAAAGCTAAAAATTTAAAGCACTTTGCTTACGAGAAAAACAAGATCGTACTTGACTTTGCAAAACCTCCAAGAAGCTTTAAAACTAGAAATTTAAAGCTTGAAAACGAGACATTTAAAAACGTCATAATCGGCTGGCATGATAAGTATTTCAGAGTAGTTTTAGAGCTTGATAAGATGCATAAATATAAGCTTGAAACCGCTGAAAATGGATATGTGCTTAAGCTTTTATAG
- the eno gene encoding phosphopyruvate hydratase, with protein MVFIEDVEAHEVLDSRGNPTVRATVRLSDGTEASAIVPSGASTGKREALELRDKDERYAGKGVLKAVSNVNEKIAEAVIGLDAYNQKAVDAEMLELDGTHNYSNLGANAVLGVSMAVARAAAKSLNIPLYRYLGGANASILPVPMFNIINGGAHANNSVDFQEFMIMPFGFSTFSEALRAATEIYHKLKSILNAAGHSTAVGDEGGFAPNLKDNEEPLKLISQAVKEAGYELGSQIKLALDVASSELYKDGKYELEGKKFSSDELISYYEKLCEKYPIFSIEDGLSEDDWSGWAELTKRLGSKVQLVGDDLFVTNEKILREGIEKNIANAILIKPNQIGSVTQTMQTVRLAQRNGYRCIMSHRSGESEDAFIADFAVALNTGEIKTGATSRSERNAKYNRLLEIELEAGEFLGDNI; from the coding sequence ATGGTATTTATTGAAGATGTAGAAGCTCACGAGGTTTTAGACAGCAGAGGCAACCCAACAGTTCGTGCGACAGTTAGACTAAGCGACGGCACCGAGGCAAGCGCGATCGTACCAAGCGGCGCAAGCACTGGCAAGCGTGAGGCGCTAGAGCTTCGTGATAAAGACGAGAGATACGCTGGCAAAGGCGTTTTAAAGGCTGTTTCAAATGTAAACGAAAAGATCGCAGAAGCAGTGATAGGACTTGATGCTTACAATCAAAAGGCAGTCGATGCGGAGATGCTTGAGCTTGATGGCACGCACAACTACTCAAATTTAGGCGCAAACGCAGTCCTTGGCGTATCTATGGCGGTAGCTCGCGCAGCTGCAAAGAGCCTAAATATCCCGCTTTATCGCTACCTTGGCGGTGCAAACGCTAGCATCTTGCCAGTGCCGATGTTTAACATCATAAATGGCGGCGCGCACGCAAATAATAGCGTTGATTTTCAAGAATTTATGATCATGCCATTTGGCTTTAGCACATTTAGCGAGGCGCTAAGAGCTGCAACTGAAATTTATCATAAGCTAAAATCTATCCTAAACGCAGCTGGCCACAGCACAGCTGTCGGTGACGAGGGTGGCTTTGCTCCAAATTTAAAAGACAACGAAGAGCCGCTAAAGCTTATCTCTCAGGCTGTAAAAGAGGCTGGATATGAGCTAGGCAGCCAGATAAAACTAGCGCTTGACGTCGCTTCAAGCGAGCTTTACAAAGACGGCAAATACGAGCTCGAGGGCAAAAAATTTAGCAGCGACGAACTTATTAGCTACTACGAAAAACTTTGCGAAAAATATCCGATATTCTCTATCGAAGATGGCCTTAGTGAGGATGACTGGAGCGGCTGGGCTGAGCTTACAAAAAGGCTTGGCAGCAAGGTGCAGCTAGTTGGCGACGATCTTTTCGTTACAAATGAGAAAATTTTACGCGAAGGCATTGAGAAAAACATCGCAAACGCTATCTTAATCAAGCCAAATCAAATAGGCTCAGTCACGCAAACTATGCAAACTGTCCGCCTTGCTCAAAGAAACGGCTACCGCTGCATCATGAGCCACAGAAGCGGCGAGAGCGAAGATGCGTTTATCGCTGACTTTGCAGTCGCTCTAAATACTGGCGAGATAAAGACAGGTGCCACTTCAAGAAGCGAGCGCAACGCGAAATACAACCGCTTGCTTGAGATCGAGCTTGAGGCGGGTGAGTTTTTAGGGGATAATATTTGA